Sequence from the Chelonoidis abingdonii isolate Lonesome George chromosome 1, CheloAbing_2.0, whole genome shotgun sequence genome:
attaagaacattcccactttgtcccAGGCACTCTGCTGTAGGGCGTTGGGCAGGGCTACACCAGGGGGCGCTCTGGCCtcacagtcagtgctgaccccaatgctcGAGCACAGCACTAGGGgacgctgtgctgcagggggcggggtgggTAGGAACCCCCAGGCCCAAGGCCAAGCCAGACGCAGCCCCGGACACTGCGGGCTGGTGCCATCGGAATGGAATGGGTGCATGGAAAGCAGCCCCCGGAAGTTGTGGAAGTCGTGGTCATTGGGGGCACTGGGGtgtgtgggtctcctgcagaGAAGGATCTCCTGTGAGCTGGGGGTACTGTGGGGGTGCAGGTCTCCTGTGAGGCAGAGGCTGTGGGGGCAGGTTTCTTCTGTGAGGTGCGGGTACTGTGGGGGTGAAGGTCTCCTGCGAGGTGGGGATATTGTGGGGGCAGGGTTCTCCTGtaaggcaggggctgtgggggcaggggtctcctGTAAGGCgggggctgtgggggcaggggtctcctGTGAGGTGGGGGTACTGTGCTGTATGGGTCTCCTgtgaggcaggggctgtgggggcagggttCTCCTGCGAGGTGGGGGCCGCGTCCCATTGCAGCCTGTGTGTTTCCAGAGGAGCTGCTGACCCTGCGGGAGCAGTACCGGGACCTGATGGAGGAGTACCAGACGCTGCAAGAGAGCAACAAGATCATGGTGCACCAGCTCGAGAACCTGGAAGCCCAGAAGTACAGGTAATGGGGCTGGAAGGGGCGGCAGGGTGGGGCAGGCCGGGGGCCCAGCTTCAGACCCCACAGGCGGCTGGGCTCAGGACCTGCCTCCTGTTCCCCACGGCAGCTGGGGCTTGAACCAGAATCCTCAGGGGATGTGTGAGCAGGTGGGCAGGCCCATGGCTGGGCCGGGCTTgactgggctgggccgggccaggtGCCTCCCCCCATGGGGTGTCCGGGGCTGCGTCTGGGCGGCCAGGAGCGGCTCTGCAGTCTCTGCTCGGGGCCATGGGCTCTCTTGGCAGATCCAGGAGCAGGTCAGAAGACTCTCGCAAGTCGACGGAGTCGGACGTTACCCATCCCCCGGTGCGCCGGACCCTCTCTCCCCGGCGCGCCAGCCCCCGCCTGAGCGGCAGCGTCTCCTTCAAGACGGTGGACGACACGAGAACCATCAGCGCCCCCAACTGCAAGAAGGAACCCCTGAGCCAGGCCGAGGAGTCCGACACTGAGCTGAGCCTGCGCTTCCAGCTGCAGAGCGAGGAGGAGAAGGTGCATCTGACCCAGAGCAAGGTACACCCATCCTGGCCCTGCCCGGGCGgggcactgcagggcaggggggagtgaCTCCCCAGGGGCTCCCCCAGGCCTTGACCCCTCTGGATGGGCAGCTGCTcatgcccctctccctgcccctgcagtgtGACAACATGCAGACCGAGCTGCGGGAGCTGCAGCGGCAGTACCAGGTCATCCAGCAGGAGcgccagcagctgcaggaggagctgaggctgtgccgggcggAAATCCAGAGACTCAAAGGCACCATGCCCGCTGACGGGCGGGTAGGTGTGCCCCAGGGGTGCCGCATGGCCATGGGCAGGGGCATTGCCGGCGACAGGCGTGGGTAGTGATGGTGCCACACTGCCGTGGGGGGAGCCCCATGGGTGCTGACTGTGCCATGCTCCCACAAGGGATGGGGCTTGTGGGTGACGGCTGTGTCAAGCTGCCGCCTCCTGGGTGCCCACCACTTTCCCACAGATCCCATTCTTGGCTGGACCCACTGAGGCAGAGGGGGGCGCTGctccagggaggcagtgggggaccTGAGCGGGGGCGTGTAGGGGTCGCAGCCAGCGGCGTGCAGGAAGCGGTGCCCAGTGCTGGGGGAGGTACCAGCTGGGCACAAGAGCTGCCTGGACCCAGACAGTGACGGTTTGAGCCCGGGGCTGGTCAGTAGCCGCTGGAGCTGGGGCTCGTCCAGACGTGCTGGCAGGTCCTGGTGCAGACGGGGCCTTGGACACTCCGCCAGGGAGCCCCCGCCCTGGCCCAGCCTGACCCACGACCCCACCCCCACGTCTCTTCCCATGGCTCAGCCCCCCAGGAGAAGacgctccctccccagctccgtGAGCCCCAAGTGGCCTGGCTCCCCACAGCCCACTGGGGCAGGGCTAGGGAGACCCCGAAAAGAGGCCGAGCAGCCTGCGATTTAATCTctattttctctcccttctcatctccatctccccccaccctccggcCTGTGGCTGCCGCCCCATTCCATTCCCCGCTCTCCCCCATAGAGCTGCCCCACCCCCGACGCCCCCGtgatctccctccccctcatagGACTGGTTGTTATAGTGGCTCTGCTCTGGTGCTGGTGGGCCGAGACCTCTTCCTAATGCCGCTCAGGTACTGGTATCTCCCCTTGCCCTCGGCCTGGCCCAGGACCCTGCTTGGCTCTCCCCGTGCATGGCAGGCTGCTCCCGCGCCCTCGGCTGCTTTGGGGGCTCCAGCACCTGCCCTGTGACCCCTGCCCCCCGCCTCGcctctcccctctgctctccATCTCCCCAGGCGCTTGCTCCAGGCTGAGTGGTGAGCAAGGGCAGATTCCCTCCCCCAGGCCCGCTtggccccagggctgccagccagggacagggctggggaggggcacgATCTCTTGGGAAAGGAGCTGGTCAGATAACCCTAAAGACATGGCACCTCGTCCCCACCGCTGAGGGCAATAGGTGCCTCTGTGGGAGCCCCGGGCACTGCCCCTGTGTAGGGGTGCGTGGTGCTGGGGCAACCAACTACCTTCCCTTGCTGCCACCCCAGGCCCTTCCTGCCCCTCTGAGCCCAGAGGCAGGGCCTGTGCCCCAgatggccagcagggggcactgtgcacTGGCTGAGGATTCAAGGGGCATTAGTAATGAGGTGTGATGCCCGGTCGGCCAGAGCAGATTAGAcgggctgcagccctggggagagGCTTTGGGATCCCCGGGCAAAGCCCTCTGAGTGCCCATtgcggggagaggagcgcagcatGAGCCCCCTTGCTAAGCAGACAGCCCCCCGCATGCCTCAGACCCCTCACCATCCCACCACCCCCTCACAGCATCCCCCAGCCGCCCATGCTTTCTTCCCAGGACACATCCCACAATCCCTTGTGGCCGCCAAGGCTCATGGGACAGCGTTTGGCCCCCAAAGGGTTGGGAACCAGCGGGCTGGGCTAGGTGAGGGGCGGGCGCCCCATCACTGGGGCCATGGGAAACAAGGCGGGGAGATGGGGGACCCCCTGGGTCTGATCCCAGGGTCACCCCAGAGAGGGGGAGCGCGAGGGACCCCATCTCTCCGTGCTTCCCCGGGGAAGGCTGCCACCCAGCTGTTAGCACTGACCTCccccctccatctcccctccacAGGTCCCGGCTGGGGGGCTGAAGCCCGTCATCCTCTTCGCAGTAGCTGCAGCCGTCTTGCTGCTGTACCCCTGTCTGAAGCGGTCCTGTGCCAGCGCCGTGCCAGCCTGAGGAGTGCCACACCCGGGCCGTGCCACGCACACATACACCCCGCCCCCCACGGCCTGCTGCCACTGGGAAGGCTGGAGACCTTTGCTCCAGCCCCCCACCGCCACACGGAgctcacccccctgcccctggtcAGTCACACCATGGCAGCATCTGCCCCCACgttactgtctctctctttccttcggGGCTCAGGGTCAGGGACGCCAcatctgtggggcagggaagggcgaCTCGAGGATGCTGCTCTGGGGGTTGtgtggatgtgggagggggttgggatagggagggggtgggagagtgAGGGGCTCCCTGGAAAGCAGCCtcagccagccctggggcccccGGCTCTGGGCTGGCTCCAGTCCCATTGGATCGTAACACCAGCTAGTGCGGGGGGGCACGAGGGGTCCCTGCCAGCGACTCCCCAAACGGAACCTGGTCTGGTGGAGTCCcagcccccgccctgccccacactgcccccctcCATCCCAACTCACGCCCTGCCCCACACTACTCCCTCCATCACAGCCCCCACActgcctcctccatcccagcTCCTACCCTGCCCACGCtgccccccctccatcccagaccccacactgccccatcccagcccccgccctgccccacactgccccctccgTCCCAACCCGTGCCCTGCCCCACACTACCCCCTTccatcccagcccccaccccgccctgcccaCACTGCCTCCCAAGTCTCAACCCCACACgcccctccatcccagcccacACACCCTGCCACACTGCACCCCTCATCACTGCCACATCTGCGCCCCATCCAGCCCTGCCCACGCCTCTCATACCAGCCCCTGCCACACTGCCTATTCCCCCTCCATCGCCAGCCCCCACATGGGGGCGAACTGCCCCATTccatcccagcccctgccttgaCCTACGcttcccccctccatcccagccccctccctgccccacactacccccccatcccagccctcacactgccccctccatctcagcccctgccctgccccacactgccccctccaTACCAGTCCAAGCCCTGACCCACActgccccctccatcccagctccagccctgacccGCACTGCCCCCCTCCATCTCAGACCCTTCCTTAacccaccctgcccctcctccatcccagcctCCGCCCTGACCCACActgccccctccatcccagccctcACTCTGACTCACACTGCCGCCCTccatcccagcccccaccctgccatgGGGGCACTGGGATCCCAAGGGagccccagccagggctctggtcCGGTCCCTGCTGATTGGCTCCATGTCCGGCGCTAGTCTGGGTCCCAGCCACGCTGGCTCTCGGTGCCCCCCTGTGGCCACTGCCGTGGAGCATTGTTACCTAGGCCGTGGCAGGATGCGCCTTGGCTGGGGTAGGGAGGATGGGCACCCGCCTGCCACCACCCTTCTGCCAGGGACCAGGCAGACACCACCCCGCACCTCCACTGTAGCCCAGCCATTCCGAACCGcgcccacctcttcctcccctctccgGAGCACGTCGGCTCCTCTCCCAGTCGGCCAGAGGAGGGCGCTGGAGACCAATACCCAGtgctccccactccccgccccacccACCAGAACCTGGCGCGCCCGCCCTGGCGCTTGACGTGATCCGCTGCAATAACTGAAACCCAAGGTGGTCACGTGGTGCTTGAAGCAGTGGGAAGCCTGGGCCAGCGGGTTTAGCTGGCAATATTTAACATCCATGCCCGGGACGGTTTGACTCTCTCAGTGCCACTTGGCAGGGAAGGCCCAGGGGCCGGACAGTCCCTGGAGAGGGAGATTTAGTTCTTTTTAAAGGGGGATTCCCCATGGTTTCCCCGACTCCACCCGGGCATTGCCTCTTGCTGTCACCCCTTCGCCCGAGGGCCCCGGCTGCAAACCTTCCCCCGTAACGTCAGCTCAGCATTAGCAACCCCCTTCTGCCCTGGGTGTGCAAGCCGtgggtgctggccccaggcctgGGTGGGTGGTGTCTGCATACTCACTGGTGTCAAGACGGCTCATGACCGGTTGGCGCAGGGCGGGGCCCATGAACAGAAAGGGGCTTTCGTGGGGGGGTCAAAACGGCCCGAGGCTTGGGCTGGTGGGACCCGGGCCGTGACACCTTTCCCTGGGCATGTATTCCTGAAGCGCCTGCATGGGGGCTGCCCTGGCCCCCTGGCCCCTGCAGCTGGCTCCTGTtctgtccctgcccagcctgcgTCCCTGCTCTCATACTGGAGCCGTGGCTGCCCCCCGACTCACGCGCTCGGGGGCTCCCCCTCTTTGTGGTTGTTGAATGTTGTAACTTGGTAAAAGAACTTTATAAATCCACGGAGCCTGGGTCTGTCCTAGACGTTGCCTCGTGCTGGGCGGGGCTGAGCCAGCCTCACAGGCTGCGCCCGGGGTACAGTGAGAACCCGGCCCAGGGACCCCAAAGGGGGCTAGGAGACAAGCCCTCAGGGGAGCCGAAGCACTGGGCCAGGATCCTGCTCTGGGGAAATGTCCCCCCGACTGCAAGCGTGGGCCCCGACTAGAACGGCCCGGACGCCGTGTAAAGCCTTGGCCACGAAGGACCTCCTGGctgagggctgtgggggatgcGCAGGGGTGCTCTCCTCGGGGGCTGGCCAGTGGCGATGGAGAGAACCCCAGCCTGGAGTAATGGGGCTCCGGTTCCTCTCCGGAGCCAGGGGCCAGAGcgccccccagctgctctcctcAGCTCCAGGCTTCTAGCCCAGCCTGTCCTTGGTCAGGCCCCTCCTGAGCAGGCTCAGGGTCGCACCTGGACCAGTTTGCCCCCCAGGCACCGTAAGAGCTTTGAGCACAGCCCCCCTTGCCGCAGGCACTGCAGGGAGCACCCGGCCCGCAGCCCATGGGGGCTCAGGGAGGCAAGCCAGGCAGGGGTCTGGGGATCGGGGCTGTCTGGGCCAGGTCAGCTGGGCTGTCAAGTGCTGGCATGAGTCTAGGGTCTCTATTCCCCCCCTCCACGGCTGGAGGCTGCTCAGTGGGCCCCCGCTGGAGCTGCAGATGCAGGGGGTGGGTGGCTGGTGAAATGCCCCTTGCAAGCCCgaacccccctcccctgagctctgACCCACACCGCCCCTCTGGCCTGGCACCCGTGCCGAGCACACGGTGTTCTCTGCTGGCTGGCGGGGAGCGGCTCACTCCCCCCAGGCCGCGCCAGCCAGGTGCTTCGGGCCAGTGCTCAGCTGCTATATTGAGCTGCGAGGTCAGGCACAGTGTGTGACTGTCTGATGGTGCCAGGCTCCTGGGGGCTGGGACCCTCTGACTCAGTGGCCGGGGGGCTGAGTGTGTTTGAGGGAGGGGCCTTGTGTGGCAGATCGGCCCCAGCAGAGCTGTCTGCTCCAGGGCCCCCCCAGAACTAGAGGGTCCAGGCTGCGCTGCCCTTCCTGGTCAGCCCCAGCGCTCGGCAGGCAGCCCCGGCTAGAGGTGCCCAGTGAGGCTCCGGGGTCTCAGCCAGCCCCTAAATCACATTGgcagagcccctgccccactgctaGAACCCACCCAGTGCCCCCactggcccagggctcccctcccctactggcccccactcccctcccagcctcctgctgccccgTGCTGTGGGAATCACATCACGCCAGGGACTCCCGTGTCCCGGCTTGACCAAGAGCGGCTGTGCGGTGGCTGGATCCCATCTGCAGGGCCCTGTGGGGGGATTTCGGAGAACAGGGGGGCTCTGTGACCCAGCTGATGGAGGCCAAGCGAGAGCCGGTGGCTGGGTGCTAAGGCAAGGTGGATGCTGGCCCCACGGTGCTACCTGTGGCCAGGGTGGTGACCGACGCTGGGAACAGCTCACGTTGAGCAGAAGGTCCCACCTGAGCCTCTCTGGCGAGGACCCAGCAGGGACCCTCCCCACATGTCAGGGGGGAGCAGCCAGGAGCCCGTCCAGGCTGGTGGGACAAAGGGGGCTGCATGGATGGAGAGGGGCTGCATGGACGGAGAGAGGCGATGccagaggcccccccccccccagtgagctgggggctggagcaggcCAACTCCGGGAAGCACCTGGGCAACTGGTGGAGCAGAACCCCAGGTGCCCCCCACAGGAGcgagcccagcagcagcaagagccaCATCCTGCGTGTGggggggtcagtcctgggggGTGGAGCCGGGGGAAGGCTGagggcacatgcacacacacagcaggcagccTACACAcccagagcacacacacacacagagcacgcACGCACAGCATACACAGCACACACCCAGAGCACGCACAGCACGCACACACCCAGAGCACGCACACACCCAGCACGCACAGACCCAGAGCACGCACACACAGCACGCACACACAGCATACACAGCACACACCCAGAGCACGCACACACCCAGAGCACACACAGCACGCACACACccagagcacacacacacccagcacgcACGCACGGGATACACAGCACACACCCAGCACGCACACACCCAGAGCACGCACACACCCAGAGCACACACAGcatacacagcacacacacagagcacgcACACACCCAGCACGCACAGcatacacagcacacacacagagcacgcACACACCCAGCACGCACAGcatacacagcacacacacagagcacgcACACACCTGCGCACGCACAGGATACACAGCACACACCCGGAGCACGCACACACCCGGAGCACGCACAGCATACACAGCACACATCCAGAGCACGCACACACCCAGAGCACGCACACACCCAGCATGCACGCACAGcatacacagcacacacacagacccagaGCACGCACACACCCAGCACACACCCAGCACGCACAGCATACACAGCACACACCCagcatgcatgcacacagcacGCACACCCagctcacacacatacacacacacgacAGGCACACACCCAGCACATAACACCCCCCCCCTCAGTTTTTCTCCACTTTCAAACTGGcctccccccgcacacacacatcATCCTATACCACTGCCCTGGCACCTGCAGCCTTCTTCCCACTTCCCACACCTCATCCTCAGTGCCATGGGGCCGAGAGCTGCCGGTCAGGATTGGGCCCCCGGCCCTTGAAGGGCCTGAGTGTCGCCAGCAGTGGGGCTAGCAGGGCGCTCCGGGGCCGGCAGGGAGGTGACATGGGGAAGGCTGGAGCTGGAGGACCAAGTATCATCTAGCtgatccctggcaggtgtttgtccaacctgctctgaaaaatctccgatgatggagattcctcaacctccctcggcaatttactccagtgcttaaccaccctgacagtgagGACGTTTTTCCTCCTGtcccacctaaacctcccttgctgcaacttaagcccattgcttctcctGTCCTcggaggttaagaacaatttttttccctcctccttgaagaaacttttatgtacttgaaaaactgttctcatgtccccgcTCAGTCtactcttctccaaactaaacaaacccaacgTTTCCAATCTCCCCTCCaagctcatgttttctaggcctttcatcatttttgttgttcttctctggacgctctccaatttgtccacatccttcctgaaatgtggctcccagaccTGGACACAACGCTCCAGCTGAGGCCCTATCAGCGCGCAGTAGAGCGGAAGAatcacttctcgtgtcttgctcacaacaccgCTGCTGATACAGCCCTGAATGaagtttgccttttttgcaagggttacactgactcatatttcGCTCACGATCCCCTCTGACTTTCCGCAGGGCTCCCCCCTAGGCCGTCATGGCCCGGTCTTTGTgcacaactgattgttccttcccctGGGGAGCACTtgccatttgtccttattgaatttcagcctctttacttcagaccagttctccagtttgcccagctctttttgaattttaatcttctTCTCCAAAGCATCTGCAACCCCTCCCGGCTTGGTATCCTCTGTAAGTGGCTCTGTCTGCTATTATCTAACCATCGATGAAGATATTAACCCAAACTGgccccagaacagatccctgcgggaccccactcgataCGTCCTTCCAGGTTCACTATGAACCTCTGAGAACCACTCGCTGGGGATGGTTTTCCAACAGCTCTGCCCCCGCTTTAGAGAAGCGCCAGCACGATAGggtttccctagtttgtttgggAGGTCCCAGAGCCAGCATCAGAAGCCGTTCTGAAGTCAAGCTATaccccatctctctccccatACGCccccctctgcacacacacacccccatagTGGTGCATTAAAACTGCTCTTTGCACTGCCTGCGTTGTGACTGTCCCCAGTGCCTGGCGTGAGTGTGCAAAGGGCGCGGAGTATTTCTGGCTGCTGAGGCTGGGCCCGCTCTGACTCGGCCCTTTATTAATAGCGGCCCCGGCTTGGGTTCCcgctgctctggtcagtcaggcaTCCCAGGCGGGCGGCTGTAGAGATGCTcacacctcccccgccccccccccccgagcatggagctccccttccctgaggccctgcacTGGACTCTCCCTGATGAGCCCAATGCTGGGACTGCAGCCTGGAGATAACggttggtggggggtggggaggagttagCTGGGGCTTGGATCCACTGGGCCCATTCCAGCCTCCTGGTacctccctgcccaggcccctccccaacaccatcccccttcccccttcccccgaTAGCTAGTCctggaggggggcagtcaggccAAGCCCACCACTgtacagagggagaaactgaggcacagtacaGCGGAGGTGATCAGCCAGCAAACCAGGAATgggatccaggagtcctggccactgatccccTGCTTAGTCCACTAGCCCATGTGGCCTCTCTCACTAGCCACCACACTGTGCCTTGTTCTGGGGGCAGGTGGTGAAAAGATGTAGGATGATTGCAGAGGGCCCAGAGCAGAGCCACAGAAGTGAGTCAAGGCTGGAGAAAATCGGTGTCAGTAAGCGGCTGAAGGGACCTCGTGGGTCCGGCTCACCCAAAGGAGAGCAGGTGGTGATTGGATTACCGGGCCGGAGGCCATCCATGGGGAGAAACTCCCAGGCACCCCTGGGCACTCTGAGCTGGTGGAGAAAGGTGGCATGAGAGCCCCGGCTGGATGCTGAAGCTGGACCAATTCAAAGCATAAACCGGGAACTGGGGGATTCACCATCTCGGGGAAGTTCCCTGGGCTTTGGGGCTCTGGGTCCTAACCTGACGCCGCACTCGGAAATACTGCCAGGCAGCCCCCCTTTCTCTGGTCTGGCTCCTATTGGGCCCCggctcctcatccccaccccatggAGAGGACATGCCCAGGGTAGTGGGCGCAGAGCAAGCACAAGGCGCCATCTCTTGCGTGGAGCTGATCTGGGGAACTCCTTGCTGCAGGGGATGCTGCTGCTGGATAgcgttcagagctgggcagcctaTGATAAGGTCAAAGGTCAGGCTGATCGCTGCAGGGGTCTCCTCACTCTGTACCATGCTGGCCAGGGCTAGGCCCCTCcacaagcagctgtcagtgccctGTGCCAGGGCAGGATACAGGCTCCGTGGGTTGACGGCCTGCTTCAGTGCCACAGGGTGGGAGCCGTGGGTCTGGTGTGGCCTGGACACTCAGCCCCAGGGCCTACCTGGGAGGTAGCGTGTCTCTCACACAGGGGCAGGGGAGTGTTTGCCCCATGGCCATGGGCAGACGGTGCCCAGGTTCTCCAGCAGCTGCTTGGCCACTGGGTCTGATCCTTGCCTGCCCAGGGGGGCTCATCTCCCAGCCCCTGGCAGCCACCCAGCCTGCTCGGACCTGGGGCTGGCTGATGTGACACATGCCCTGCGAGCTGGGGGTGTCCCACTATCTGGGGGAGCTCTGGCCTCATGGCAAGGGGATCGGCTGGGCTGTCAGGCGCTCAGCTGTCTGCTCATTTGTTCCGGTTCTTTGCTCGGCTGGGTCGATGCAGCACCAGCCCGGGGGTCACCTTGGCTCTGAAAGACCAACAGGCCATCCCTGGCTCCAGCATCTGCCACTGAGGCGCTCAGTGCCCTTGGCAAGCGATCTGTTCCCCCAGCAAGGGCGGCCAGCGGGATGGGTCCCTGTATCGCAgctggggaaaccaaggcagagtGTGCGGGGGACTCACCCAGAGTTGAAGGGCAGAgtggggaatagaacccaggcatcctgacccccaccacctccctgctctaaccaccagaccccagtCCCCTCCAcaagccagggacagaacccaggagtcctgactcccagcaactgctgctctaaccactacacttCACTGCCTCCTGCCCTCAAGCACTGTACAGAACCTGGATAGTTTCCTAATTCTATCCTACCCCATTCCCCCTAGCAACCCCCTGGGGGTGCCTGTAaccagcccccagccagctctggggcgggggtggcagagcagccccaggcccctgccaTCATGGCACTGGGGGGCCCACTGACCTTTGCTGTAGCTGGGCGCACGCTGGCTCTCCATGGGCTGGAAGGTTCCAGGGGCTGGCGGGGACCTGGGAGATCAGAGGGGCTGGGTAATGAGACAGGGCCAGGGGATGATTCACAGCCTGGTCACAGGAGCCGCTTTAAACCCGAGCCGCTGTCTGAGTGAGAAACCGGAACCAACGGGGACACCTGacccctgctggctgtcctgCCCACAAGGCAGCGCAGGAGCTGATGTCTC
This genomic interval carries:
- the CCDC136 gene encoding coiled-coil domain-containing protein 136 isoform X4, encoding MQCSLPGEVDAPDLEEETEEDVGNTASMEEDEKELDLMDQEMEDLRAQMLQLLEELEETRELAVKHEDDSLELQGLLEDERLASARQAEIFTKQIQRLQAQMRTLKDEFSSLQETKALELEQVERELQEANEEIHGLRLEAEEVAAIHENEIAALQEQLCRLRAELQRVQQVREEYETEITTLRAEITMKGSGQAWAEGRADEVTMLQEELLTLREQYRDLMEEYQTLQESNKIMVHQLENLEAQKYRSRSRSEDSRKSTESDVTHPPVRRTLSPRRASPRLSGSVSFKTVDDTRTISAPNCKKEPLSQAEESDTELSLRFQLQSEEEKVHLTQSKCDNMQTELRELQRQYQVIQQERQQLQEELRLCRAEIQRLKGTMPADGRSCPTPDAPVISLPLIGLVVIVALLWCWWAETSS
- the CCDC136 gene encoding coiled-coil domain-containing protein 136 isoform X3 codes for the protein MQCSLPGEVDAPDLEEETEEDVGNTASMEEDEKELDLMDQEMEDLRAQMLQLLEELEETRELAVKHEDDSLELQGLLEDERLASARQAEIFTKQIQRLQAQMRTLKDEFSSLQETKALELEQVERELQEANEEIHGLRLEAEEVAAIHENEIAALQEQLCRLRAELQRVQQVREEYETEITTLRAEITMKGSGQAWAEGRADEVTMLQEELLTLREQYRDLMEEYQTLQESNKIMVHQLENLEAQKYRSRSRSEDSRKSTESDVTHPPVRRTLSPRRASPRLSGSVSFKTVDDTRTISAPNCKKEPLSQAEESDTELSLRFQLQSEEEKVHLTQSKCDNMQTELRELQRQYQVIQQERQQLQEELRLCRAEIQRLKGTMPADGRVPAGGLKPVILFAVAAAVLLLYPCLKRSCASAVPA